In Miscanthus floridulus cultivar M001 chromosome 8, ASM1932011v1, whole genome shotgun sequence, the sequence ACCATGATGTGTCGCTACTCGGTCACGAGGATCTTGCCGGCCTTGCCTCCACAGGAACTGCAGTGGGGTGGAGGACCTCGCCGCTGCCTTCACTCGGCCATGGAGGAGCTCTCACGTGCTGGTGTAGGGAGTGTTGTGGTGGCTGTGGCCTGTGTAGGGTTATGGGAGAAGGGAGGCAGCAGGCGTGGGGAGTCTGGGAGTTATCCAACAAGCTGTTGGTGGGCTGGGACGTATCGGACCGGCGTATCAGACGAGCCCAACATATCAGTAAAGAGTATCCGAATTCTCGTTGATTTATTTTTTTACAGATTACGTTGTGGATACGTATCCACTGTGTATCCATATCGGATATGTACCAATACAGGATACGGCCCTATCCTGCCATATTGGGGTAATGTAGCGCACCATCACAAAATAAGCTGATGCAAGCCATGAGTTCGTGTGTTGCTTGGATAACAGACTATGTTTTAGGGTTACTCAGGTTAGAGATGAATCTGTACTATTTTGATGTGCTCCTGAGGTATAAATAACCACTGAGCCTCTTTTGCCTCAAGTTCAATAAAAGCAGGGTTGTCGGAGGTCTTTGGTAGTTTGGTCTAAAAATGCAATGTGTTTTCTTGCCCAAAGACCTTGATGTTTACGACTTACCTAGTGGTGTTTGTATCAAGCCAAATAATATGATGTCTTTGAATATCTTTCGTGCTAATGATGGAATTGCAAAGGATCTACCATTTATTTTCTTCCTCAGATGTGTCTTATGTCCTACAAAGCCCATGAAAAACCATTGAGATAGTCTTGGAGATTTGCAAGTCATGTACCTAACTTCACTTTTCTGATGTTAACAGACATTGGGTGACCTGCTTCTCTGTTTGTTGCTGATATTTTGGCCAAGCTTTTGAGATCTGTACTATCTGTGTTTTAGTTGTTCGGTACTATAGTTGTTTCCATCGTCCAAATGACTGCATTAGTATGTAGCCCAGTCTGTTATTTGGAAAGGAGAGGCCATACATGCTTTGAGATCAGTTTTGTTACGATAAATATTAGTAGCAGTATTAATTTGCTTGAGGGGATTTTACTAAAAAGGAAAGTGGTTGCAATTGGTGCCTTTACTGACTTCGAAATTTGTTGACTGTTCGGCATTATAGATGTTATTTATGTCTTTTCCATTCCAAAGAAAACATCTTGCATTGTTCGTGCATTTTAAATTGGGAATATATCCTCATTTTAGCTAATACTTTGTGTACTGTTTTGATTTTGTTGTCCAGATTCTGCATAATGAAATCTTTACATCTGGTGGAGATCAGAATTTGATTAATAGGTACGCCCCATCTGGTGCATAATGCCAAAACATGTAGCACATTATTATTGCCATGGTCATTTCTTCTTGTCTTCCAAAGCTGAGGATTGTTGTCtctttttccccaaggattcTGAGCAAAAGTAAAAATGAAACTGATCCTGAGAACAAAGATGGAGAatctgatgatgataatgatgatgagggagatgatgaggatgctgaaAACCAAGAAGAAGATGATGGTGGTGACGAGGGATCAGATGACAATGGGAATGAggaagatgacgatgatgatgatgatgacgatcctGAAGCCAATGGTGAAGGAggaagcgatgatgatgatgatggtggagaggatgaagaggatgatgatgacgacgacgatgatggggACGGTGACAATGAcgaagatgaggaggaggaagaagaggaagaggatgatgacgatgacgtccCCCAACCACCTACTAAGAAGAGGAAATGATCGATGGCTGCGAGTGGTTGCTTACATGCAGGAAAGCTGCCTGTTCGCCCCTGCACAGCAGTGCTACTGTTTAGTGGGTAGGGGTTTTTAGCTTGGTCGTGGACAATTCATAGCCTAGATTGGAAACGAAAAAGAAACATTTAATTGTGCATGTACTATTAAACCATTCCTTTAATCATGTATCTCAGATTGCTATCTACCCTACTCCGAATGGTTTCTAAATTGTTTGCTTCAGTTTTGTATTACAATTTGACAATGTT encodes:
- the LOC136471298 gene encoding uncharacterized protein; the protein is MEVLFGINNHGGDKAADLASLIIAQAALEVPRLLGLLAMILHNEIFTSGGDQNLINRILSKSKNETDPENKDGESDDDNDDEGDDEDAENQEEDDGGDEGSDDNGNEEDDDDDDDDDPEANGEGGSDDDDDGGEDEEDDDDDDDDGDGDNDEDEEEEEEEEDDDDDVPQPPTKKRK